Proteins from a single region of Sesamum indicum cultivar Zhongzhi No. 13 linkage group LG5, S_indicum_v1.0, whole genome shotgun sequence:
- the LOC105162659 gene encoding putative cyclin-D6-1 isoform X2 gives MDFDDDDFHLENPFSNSNDDGTSFPLRLFHTETAHMPSNTYIQTLSTAPRLRRRRWRIVSLIQYCSLNFDPFSSYLAINYMDRFLSTSRYCIPLVFCSAGWEAMDLESCCCFLRFLSFEDEEDGVFYFSFSDIKLLEFKPSIISASALLSAAYELFPLQLPCSRNSISSCEYVDKDDLFNCYYRMQQAVVATMDDYESMVEMGSCTPKNVLDAQCISSSSSENKQISVIENGESRGLKRRKTSDCS, from the exons ATGgattttgatgatgatgatttccATCTGGAAAATCCATTCTCAAATTCCAACGACGACGGCACCTCCTTCCCTTTACGACTATTCCACACAGAGACCGCTCACATGCCTTCCAACACTTACATTCAGACTCTCTCAACTGCTCCACGTCTTCGCCGCCGTCGTTGGCGTATCGTCTCTTTAATCCAATACTGTTCCCTGAATTTTGATCCCTTCTCATCCTACCTCGCTATCAATTACATGGACCGCTTCCTCTCCACTTCCCGCTACTGCATCCCACTC GTTTTTTGTAGTGCAGGATGGGAAGCCATGGATCTTGAATCTTGTTGCTGTTTCCTGCGTTTCCTTAGCTTTGAAGATGAGGAAGATGGAGTTTTctatttctcattttcag atatcaAATTACTCGAGTTCAAACCGTCCATCATCTCAGCTTCGGCCCTTCTCTCTGCTGCTTACGAACTGTTTCCATTGCAACTTCCATGTTCCAGAAATTCTATTTCCAGCTGTGAATACGTAGATAAG GATGACTTATTCAATTGCTACTATCGAATGCAACAAGCAGTAGTTGCAACAATGGACGACTATGAATCAATGGTGGAAATGGGTTCATGCACTCCGAAAAATGTGCTCGACGCGCAATGCATTAGCTCTTCATCCTCGGAGAATAAGCAAATCAGCGTGATTGAAAATGGCGAAAGTAGGGGTCTGAAACGTCGAAAAACTTCAGATTGCAGCTGA
- the LOC105162659 gene encoding putative cyclin-D6-1 isoform X1 translates to MDFDDDDFHLENPFSNSNDDGTSFPLRLFHTETAHMPSNTYIQTLSTAPRLRRRRWRIVSLIQYCSLNFDPFSSYLAINYMDRFLSTSRYCIPLDGKPWILNLVAVSCVSLALKMRKMEFSISHFQHDDVGMILHPHTVERMEMLILGALRWRMRSINPFSFMSFFLSFFHLEDTKSAQELKERATHIILMAQNDIKLLEFKPSIISASALLSAAYELFPLQLPCSRNSISSCEYVDKDDLFNCYYRMQQAVVATMDDYESMVEMGSCTPKNVLDAQCISSSSSENKQISVIENGESRGLKRRKTSDCS, encoded by the exons ATGgattttgatgatgatgatttccATCTGGAAAATCCATTCTCAAATTCCAACGACGACGGCACCTCCTTCCCTTTACGACTATTCCACACAGAGACCGCTCACATGCCTTCCAACACTTACATTCAGACTCTCTCAACTGCTCCACGTCTTCGCCGCCGTCGTTGGCGTATCGTCTCTTTAATCCAATACTGTTCCCTGAATTTTGATCCCTTCTCATCCTACCTCGCTATCAATTACATGGACCGCTTCCTCTCCACTTCCCGCTACTGCATCCCACTC GATGGGAAGCCATGGATCTTGAATCTTGTTGCTGTTTCCTGCGTTTCCTTAGCTTTGAAGATGAGGAAGATGGAGTTTTctatttctcattttcag CATGACGATGTAGGCATGATTCTTCATCCGCACACAGTAGAAAGGATGGAGATGTTAATTCTTGGAGCTCTAAGGTGGCGGATGCGATCAATAaatcccttttcttttatgagtTTTTTCCTCTCATTTTTCCATTTGGAGGACACTAAATCAGCTCAAGAATTGAAAGAGAGGGCAACTCACATTATCCTCATGGCTCAAAATG atatcaAATTACTCGAGTTCAAACCGTCCATCATCTCAGCTTCGGCCCTTCTCTCTGCTGCTTACGAACTGTTTCCATTGCAACTTCCATGTTCCAGAAATTCTATTTCCAGCTGTGAATACGTAGATAAG GATGACTTATTCAATTGCTACTATCGAATGCAACAAGCAGTAGTTGCAACAATGGACGACTATGAATCAATGGTGGAAATGGGTTCATGCACTCCGAAAAATGTGCTCGACGCGCAATGCATTAGCTCTTCATCCTCGGAGAATAAGCAAATCAGCGTGATTGAAAATGGCGAAAGTAGGGGTCTGAAACGTCGAAAAACTTCAGATTGCAGCTGA